A stretch of the Psychroserpens sp. Hel_I_66 genome encodes the following:
- a CDS encoding T9SS type A sorting domain-containing protein, with protein MKTKLLLIIIFIISNATAQQQAPPVPETWETDIWLGTEWKHISTVDYTFNSACLPNYALLQALDFPTDMFVNSIQLEISYNANSQMETSTNELWDVNLQDWVNDRRSDFTYIGNNLTLIEIYIWENDDWQINETIENTYNSSNLLVEALYQEWDVMSSSLVNREKNDFTYTAFPQIDTIVNSTWDIDNSIWISNSRVIYVYNSNDMVSSEISQNWNTIEWINNNLETYTYDGNGFLIECLKSDWNPSTTVYEPTQREFYTNNSEGSPTVVVDQANIFGTWTNTTRDRRTYPSCQTLDIEEVVFVDFEIYPNPVQDQLIVKTSLNSAITIEVLDINGRLIHAQSLTDSINKVDLSGLNSGMYLLRISHDKSIFTKKIIKQ; from the coding sequence ATGAAAACAAAATTACTTCTCATAATTATTTTTATCATTTCAAATGCTACAGCACAGCAACAAGCTCCACCAGTTCCAGAAACATGGGAAACAGATATTTGGCTCGGTACAGAATGGAAACATATCTCAACAGTAGATTATACATTTAATTCAGCTTGTTTGCCAAATTATGCACTGCTGCAAGCTCTGGATTTTCCAACAGACATGTTTGTGAACAGTATACAACTGGAGATAAGCTACAATGCTAATTCTCAAATGGAGACAAGTACAAATGAACTTTGGGATGTAAACCTTCAAGATTGGGTGAATGATCGACGTTCAGATTTTACATATATAGGAAACAACTTAACATTAATTGAAATTTATATTTGGGAAAATGATGATTGGCAAATCAATGAAACCATTGAGAATACCTACAACAGCAGTAATTTATTAGTAGAAGCGCTCTATCAAGAATGGGATGTAATGTCAAGTTCTTTAGTAAATAGGGAGAAAAACGATTTTACATACACAGCATTTCCGCAAATTGATACGATTGTAAATAGTACATGGGATATCGATAATTCAATTTGGATAAGTAATTCTAGAGTGATATATGTTTATAATTCTAATGATATGGTGTCTTCGGAAATCTCCCAAAACTGGAATACCATCGAATGGATCAATAACAATCTAGAAACCTACACTTATGATGGTAATGGGTTTTTAATTGAGTGCCTTAAATCAGATTGGAACCCAAGCACAACAGTCTACGAGCCAACTCAAAGAGAATTTTACACTAATAACAGTGAAGGTAGTCCAACTGTGGTAGTAGATCAAGCTAATATTTTTGGGACTTGGACAAACACAACACGTGACCGTAGAACTTACCCAAGTTGTCAAACACTTGATATAGAAGAGGTTGTTTTTGTTGATTTTGAAATCTATCCAAATCCAGTACAAGATCAATTGATTGTGAAAACTAGTTTAAATTCAGCTATCACTATTGAGGTTTTAGATATTAATGGTCGATTAATCCATGCTCAAAGCCTGACAGATAGTATTAATAAGGTGGATTTATCAGGACTAAATTCTGGAATGTATCTGTTGCGAATTTCTCATGACAAAAGCATATTTACTAAAAAAATAATAAAACAGTAG
- a CDS encoding histidine kinase: MTSLFCYSQNAVIDSLENVIENYKTEDTTYVDLRTKFVARKMFITPTDSTWMDYNLKTLEVSKKLNYDKGMMLALNSIGIIEHYFKSDPLKALDHYQDAYAIIEKNPKLEKYTVGVLTNIGLIHYEQQDYEKALKSYKTLLKYPQYKTNTFFNIGNIYGHQKKADSSIYYYKEAIISADTIQQILHIANIKSNLGLVQTKAGYTEEGLANTIESINLVEKHNFDLLKVSAFVNAAEVYLKNNNIEKAEYYASQSLNQEGSPNSLATQSSALATLANVYEKKEDYKNAFINYKKHIVLNDSLINADRKLEISRKEIQYKADKNNAIAEVEIERQKSIKNASIIGGGGIVFASLIGFFLYRRKQDAVSKSKEAEFNAKVSDTELKALRSQINPHFIFNSLNSIGDYILKNDTQSASDYLGKFAKLMRMTLENSERKSILLSEDITLLKTYLDIERKRFEHKFEYEINVDENLDADTILIPPMILQPFLENSIIHGLSKTDSKGHIIIAFKEQGNMVVCSVEDNGIGRQKAISSVTSEDKKSMGMAITKSRIEIINKLKNTKGKVTIIDKDKGTRIEVTLPLQLAY, translated from the coding sequence ATGACTTCTCTATTTTGTTATTCGCAAAATGCGGTCATTGATTCGCTTGAAAACGTCATTGAAAACTATAAAACTGAAGACACGACTTATGTCGATTTAAGAACGAAATTCGTTGCTAGAAAGATGTTTATAACACCTACAGATTCTACTTGGATGGATTATAATCTTAAAACTCTAGAGGTCTCCAAAAAGCTCAATTATGATAAGGGAATGATGCTTGCCCTAAATAGCATTGGGATTATTGAGCATTATTTTAAGTCTGACCCATTAAAAGCGTTAGATCATTATCAAGATGCTTATGCTATTATTGAAAAGAACCCAAAGCTCGAGAAGTATACCGTTGGAGTTCTTACCAATATTGGGCTTATACATTATGAGCAACAAGATTATGAAAAAGCATTGAAAAGTTATAAAACGCTCTTAAAATATCCTCAATACAAGACCAATACCTTTTTCAATATTGGAAATATTTACGGACACCAGAAAAAGGCAGACTCTTCTATTTATTATTATAAAGAAGCAATTATTAGTGCAGATACAATTCAACAAATTCTGCATATAGCAAATATTAAAAGTAATTTAGGATTGGTACAAACCAAGGCTGGATATACAGAGGAAGGCTTAGCAAATACTATTGAAAGCATAAATCTTGTTGAAAAACACAATTTTGATTTGCTCAAAGTATCTGCATTTGTTAATGCTGCAGAAGTTTATTTAAAAAACAACAATATTGAAAAAGCAGAATACTATGCGTCTCAAAGTTTAAATCAAGAAGGCTCTCCAAATAGTTTAGCGACCCAAAGTAGCGCTTTAGCAACACTTGCAAATGTTTACGAGAAAAAGGAAGATTATAAAAATGCCTTTATAAACTATAAGAAACATATTGTTCTAAATGATAGTTTAATTAATGCAGATCGAAAATTAGAGATTTCACGAAAGGAAATTCAATATAAAGCAGATAAGAATAATGCCATTGCAGAAGTTGAAATTGAACGTCAGAAATCTATTAAAAACGCTTCTATTATTGGAGGAGGCGGTATTGTTTTCGCCTCTCTAATAGGATTTTTCCTCTATAGAAGAAAGCAAGATGCTGTGTCTAAATCTAAAGAAGCAGAGTTTAATGCTAAGGTTTCAGATACTGAGCTTAAGGCTTTGCGCTCGCAAATAAATCCTCACTTTATCTTTAATTCGCTAAATTCTATTGGTGATTATATTCTGAAAAACGATACACAATCTGCAAGTGACTATTTGGGCAAGTTTGCCAAATTAATGCGAATGACTTTAGAAAATTCTGAACGTAAATCTATTCTACTTTCCGAAGATATTACACTTCTCAAAACCTATTTAGATATAGAACGTAAACGCTTTGAACACAAATTTGAATATGAGATAAACGTTGATGAGAATTTGGATGCAGATACTATTTTAATTCCGCCAATGATTCTTCAGCCCTTTTTAGAAAACAGTATTATTCATGGTCTATCAAAAACCGATAGTAAAGGTCATATCATCATCGCCTTTAAAGAACAAGGCAATATGGTAGTTTGTAGTGTTGAAGACAATGGTATTGGACGACAAAAAGCAATTTCTAGTGTGACTTCGGAAGATAAAAAATCTATGGGAATGGCTATTACCAAAAGTAGAATTGAAATTATAAACAAGCTAAAAAACACCAAAGGAAAAGTGACTATTATCGATAAAGATAAAGGTACACGTATAGAAGTCACTTTACCATTACAACTCGCTTATTAA
- a CDS encoding LytR/AlgR family response regulator transcription factor: protein MIRTILVDDEQHCITRLMDLINRHPKTFDVLVTCNTVPEAIEMVTKLKPDLVFLDIKIHDQTGFDFLKALDTIDFKIIFTTAFDNFAIKAFKFSAFDYLLKPIDVDDFNDSVARLKSESHQKTIENQIQNLFNNLKPDQSKIITIPSLTGFETLKVEAIIHLEADTSYTHIFTKDSKVMVSKPIKYYEDLLGTTDFFKTHKSHLINLKHVKKFYKGKQSYVVMSNDAKVPISVRKKDDFLRRFD from the coding sequence ATGATTAGAACGATACTTGTAGACGACGAGCAACATTGCATTACACGTTTAATGGATTTAATTAACAGACATCCGAAAACTTTTGATGTTTTGGTGACTTGCAATACAGTACCAGAAGCTATTGAAATGGTTACCAAATTAAAACCAGACTTGGTTTTTTTAGATATTAAAATTCACGACCAAACAGGTTTTGATTTTTTGAAAGCTCTTGACACCATTGATTTTAAAATTATTTTCACTACTGCTTTTGATAATTTTGCGATTAAAGCATTTAAATTTAGTGCGTTTGATTATTTATTAAAACCGATAGATGTAGATGATTTTAACGACTCTGTAGCACGCTTAAAAAGTGAGAGTCATCAAAAAACGATTGAAAATCAAATTCAAAATCTATTTAATAATTTAAAACCTGATCAGAGTAAAATTATTACGATTCCGTCACTAACAGGATTTGAAACTCTAAAAGTTGAAGCCATTATTCATTTGGAAGCAGATACGAGCTACACTCATATTTTTACAAAAGATAGTAAAGTGATGGTTTCAAAACCTATTAAATATTATGAAGATCTTTTAGGCACTACAGATTTTTTTAAAACTCACAAATCACATTTAATTAACCTAAAGCATGTCAAGAAATTCTATAAAGGCAAGCAAAGTTATGTGGTGATGTCTAATGATGCGAAAGTGCCAATTTCAGTAAGAAAAAAAGACGATTTTTTGAGACGGTTTGATTAG
- a CDS encoding DUF2147 domain-containing protein, which translates to MNKFTIIITLLVSINLNSQTVFGKWKTVDDKSGEEKSIVEIYKEDGKVYGKIIEIFDESKRDLPCKFCEGEDENKPILGLDIIKGLEKSGDVYKNGTVTNPENGKTYDCRIKLDEDDPDRLQLRGYVSFFYRTQYWIRVN; encoded by the coding sequence ATGAATAAATTCACGATAATAATTACGCTTTTAGTTTCGATCAATTTAAATTCCCAGACTGTCTTCGGAAAATGGAAAACTGTAGACGATAAGTCTGGAGAAGAAAAATCGATCGTAGAGATTTATAAAGAGGATGGTAAAGTTTACGGAAAAATCATAGAGATTTTTGATGAGTCAAAACGGGATTTGCCATGTAAATTTTGCGAAGGAGAAGATGAAAACAAACCTATTTTAGGTTTGGACATCATCAAGGGTTTAGAAAAATCTGGTGACGTTTACAAAAACGGAACCGTCACAAATCCCGAAAACGGTAAAACTTACGATTGCAGGATCAAGCTCGATGAAGATGATCCAGACCGCTTGCAGTTACGTGGTTATGTGTCTTTTTTCTACCGTACTCAATATTGGATAAGAGTAAACTAA
- a CDS encoding YihY/virulence factor BrkB family protein, translated as MTEPQEENIEDQIENKLWRLPVFKQIFKLLKFIKLPALEGLTLYDFLRIYIKGIIKGAVTSRASAIAFSFFTAIFPFLLFVIILIPYIPIDNFETEFRGFLDSLLPPQTSEFFFDNIFQNIMTDGNAGLISGVFLLSLLLMANGVNALFSGFESSYHQQLTRSVVKQYLYALGVALILVFLLILTVIVLGYFQIFVVQELLEAYHRQGFGAQANEVFWYNFAKYVFFVIMLYLATATLYYYGTKEGKYSKFFSAGALLTTILIIIFSYLFGVYITNFGRYNELYGSIGALLIILFYLWLNSNLLLLGFELNATIRRLKRKNDNE; from the coding sequence GTGACAGAACCTCAAGAAGAAAATATTGAAGATCAAATTGAAAACAAGCTTTGGAGACTTCCTGTTTTTAAGCAGATTTTTAAATTGCTCAAATTCATTAAACTCCCTGCTCTAGAGGGTTTGACGTTGTATGATTTTTTGAGGATTTATATAAAGGGAATCATCAAAGGCGCTGTCACATCACGAGCAAGTGCTATTGCTTTTAGCTTTTTTACTGCGATTTTTCCGTTTCTATTGTTTGTGATTATTCTTATACCGTATATCCCAATTGATAATTTTGAAACCGAATTTAGAGGATTTCTAGATTCACTATTACCTCCTCAAACCTCAGAGTTTTTCTTTGATAATATCTTTCAAAATATCATGACAGATGGGAATGCTGGATTGATTTCCGGTGTTTTTCTCTTGTCACTTTTATTGATGGCAAATGGTGTAAATGCGCTGTTTTCTGGTTTTGAAAGTTCGTATCACCAACAGTTAACTAGAAGTGTGGTCAAACAATATCTCTATGCCCTGGGAGTTGCGCTTATATTGGTTTTTCTCCTTATTCTAACCGTTATTGTACTTGGATATTTTCAAATTTTTGTGGTTCAGGAATTGCTGGAAGCTTATCATAGGCAAGGGTTTGGAGCTCAGGCAAATGAAGTCTTTTGGTATAATTTTGCTAAGTATGTATTTTTTGTAATTATGCTCTATTTGGCAACCGCCACCTTGTATTACTACGGAACAAAAGAAGGTAAGTACTCTAAGTTTTTTTCAGCGGGCGCATTATTAACTACAATTTTAATAATCATATTTTCGTATCTTTTCGGAGTTTATATTACTAATTTCGGAAGATATAACGAGCTTTACGGGTCAATTGGAGCATTATTGATTATTTTGTTCTATCTATGGCTCAACTCCAATTTATTATTATTGGGATTTGAACTAAATGCCACAATTAGACGTTTAAAAAGAAAAAATGACAATGAATAA
- the nadC gene encoding carboxylating nicotinate-nucleotide diphosphorylase: MISKEQFDKEIELIISNAIREDVGDGDHSSLACIPASAKGKAKLLVKDEGIIAGVEFAKQVFAYVDKDMKIETLINDGSPVKYGDIVFYVEGASQSILKAERLVLNAMQRMSAIATKTKQFVDLLEGTGTKILDTRKTTPGIRALEKWAVKIGGGENHRFALYDMIMLKDNHIDFSGGITKAINKTKQYLKDTNRDLKIIVEARNIEEIKEILEAKGVYRILIDNFNYEDTRTAVKLIGNQCLTESSGGINEKTVRKYAECGVDFISSGALTHSVYNMDLSLKAVD; this comes from the coding sequence ATGATTTCAAAAGAACAGTTCGACAAAGAAATAGAACTCATTATCTCTAATGCTATAAGAGAAGATGTTGGTGACGGTGACCATAGCTCTTTGGCGTGCATACCAGCATCTGCAAAAGGGAAGGCAAAGCTCTTGGTTAAGGATGAAGGGATTATTGCTGGCGTTGAGTTCGCAAAACAGGTTTTTGCATATGTAGATAAAGACATGAAGATAGAAACACTTATCAATGATGGCAGTCCTGTTAAATATGGAGATATCGTGTTTTATGTTGAAGGTGCTTCGCAATCTATTTTGAAAGCGGAGCGTTTAGTGCTCAACGCTATGCAACGCATGAGCGCTATAGCTACCAAAACAAAGCAATTTGTTGATTTGTTGGAAGGTACTGGAACCAAGATTTTAGATACCCGAAAAACAACACCTGGCATTAGAGCTTTAGAAAAATGGGCAGTAAAAATTGGAGGAGGAGAGAACCACAGGTTTGCACTGTATGATATGATCATGCTCAAGGATAACCATATTGATTTTTCTGGCGGAATCACAAAAGCAATTAACAAGACCAAACAGTATTTAAAAGATACCAATCGTGATTTAAAAATCATTGTTGAGGCAAGAAATATTGAAGAGATCAAAGAAATACTTGAGGCCAAGGGTGTCTATCGTATATTAATTGATAATTTTAATTATGAAGATACACGCACTGCTGTTAAATTAATTGGCAACCAGTGCTTAACAGAATCCTCTGGAGGGATCAACGAGAAAACAGTTAGAAAATATGCTGAGTGCGGAGTCGATTTTATTTCCTCTGGCGCATTAACGCATTCGGTTTATAATATGGATTTAAGCCTGAAAGCAGTAGATTAG
- the rlmH gene encoding 23S rRNA (pseudouridine(1915)-N(3))-methyltransferase RlmH: protein MTIKLLAIGKTDSKDLQSLIEEYKKRLGFYINFEFEIIPDLKKTKNLSEDQQKQKEGELILNKLNTTDFLILLDENGKQYDSVAFSNYLQKHMNSGIKQLVFVIGGPYGFSPEIYQKANGKISLSKMTFSHQMIRLFMIEQLYRGFTILRNEPYHHR, encoded by the coding sequence ATGACAATAAAACTCCTTGCCATAGGCAAAACAGACAGCAAAGATTTACAATCACTCATTGAAGAGTACAAAAAACGACTGGGCTTTTATATAAATTTTGAGTTTGAAATCATACCAGATTTAAAAAAAACCAAAAACCTAAGCGAAGACCAGCAAAAACAAAAAGAGGGCGAACTCATTTTAAACAAACTCAACACAACAGATTTTTTAATTCTTTTGGATGAAAACGGAAAACAGTACGACTCAGTCGCTTTCTCTAACTATCTGCAAAAACACATGAATTCTGGGATAAAACAACTCGTTTTTGTGATTGGTGGACCTTACGGATTCTCACCTGAAATTTACCAAAAAGCAAATGGGAAAATATCATTGTCTAAAATGACATTCTCCCATCAAATGATTCGCTTATTTATGATTGAGCAGTTGTATCGAGGATTCACAATCTTAAGAAATGAACCCTATCACCATAGATAG
- the hpf gene encoding ribosome hibernation-promoting factor, HPF/YfiA family, protein MSVNFQYVDVDVSETLSAFTEDKLSKLFNRYEFIVGADVFFKKDNNEPEDNKICNIRLSLPGPRLFATSNKKQYEVAVRETISDLERQLKKRKEVYKTH, encoded by the coding sequence ATGAGTGTAAATTTTCAATATGTAGATGTAGATGTAAGCGAAACATTAAGCGCTTTTACCGAAGATAAATTAAGTAAGTTATTTAATAGATATGAATTTATAGTTGGTGCAGATGTCTTTTTCAAGAAAGATAATAATGAACCGGAAGATAATAAAATCTGTAATATAAGATTGAGCTTGCCAGGTCCAAGATTGTTTGCGACCTCCAATAAAAAACAATATGAAGTCGCGGTAAGGGAAACGATTAGTGACCTGGAGCGACAACTTAAAAAACGCAAAGAAGTTTATAAAACACATTAA
- a CDS encoding non-canonical purine NTP diphosphatase: MKLVFATNNLNKIKEVQLLIPEHIQLLSLKDIGCFEDVPETQLTIEGNAIQKAKYIKENYGYDCFADDTGLEVESLKGEPGVFSARYAGEQRDANNNMDLLLKNLDGNFNRNAQFKTVIALHLNNNLDTFTGICEGEITITKQGEKGFGYDPIFKANGYDKTFAEISLEEKNKIGHRGKAVRMLVNYLNT; the protein is encoded by the coding sequence ATGAAACTCGTATTCGCAACCAATAATCTTAACAAAATAAAAGAGGTCCAATTACTTATTCCTGAGCATATCCAATTATTGAGTTTAAAAGATATTGGCTGTTTTGAGGATGTCCCTGAAACACAACTAACCATTGAAGGTAACGCCATACAAAAGGCAAAATACATTAAAGAAAATTACGGTTACGATTGCTTCGCAGATGATACAGGACTTGAGGTTGAATCCCTTAAAGGAGAACCAGGCGTTTTTAGTGCACGTTATGCTGGTGAACAACGAGACGCTAATAATAATATGGATTTACTGCTTAAGAATTTAGACGGAAATTTCAATAGAAATGCGCAATTCAAAACAGTAATTGCACTGCACTTAAATAATAATCTAGATACATTTACTGGCATTTGTGAAGGTGAAATCACCATAACAAAACAAGGAGAGAAAGGGTTTGGGTACGACCCAATTTTTAAAGCAAATGGTTACGATAAAACCTTTGCTGAAATCTCCCTAGAAGAGAAAAACAAAATAGGCCATCGAGGTAAAGCTGTGCGAATGTTGGTTAATTATTTGAATACATAA
- a CDS encoding DUF2914 domain-containing protein, producing the protein MKRHLVRLRRSKIHKFFTRHKKYAPVVFFIGGFIFDTLTLGRIDRLYDLIVLNLHMISLTIVLYLYNLADDGKWKNTFLERYEIYFPLAIQFFFGGLSSAFVIYFSRSVSLSKTISFFVLLLALLFANEFLKKRISNKYLQFSVYFFVNFTFCTFMIPVLTKEMNTTVFFISGMVSLFITLILVIFIYQSSPSTRLELNRFKIISIIVTMYVSFNLFYIFNLIPPVPLALDSGIVAHNVQKTNSRYLVTYEAEEWYIFWRNHKHKFMFNPGEKVYVFSSIFAPTDIKKGIAHRWQWFNPDTEEWEKTEDIDFDITGGRNEGYRAYTYKSNLKYGLWKVEIITEEELVIGVVDFEIIASDPNQKRKLVTRKK; encoded by the coding sequence ATGAAAAGACATCTTGTTAGACTTAGAAGAAGCAAAATTCACAAATTTTTTACCAGACATAAAAAATATGCTCCCGTCGTTTTTTTTATTGGTGGTTTTATTTTTGACACGCTAACACTGGGTCGCATTGATAGGTTATATGATTTGATTGTATTAAACCTACACATGATTTCTTTAACTATCGTTTTATATCTATATAATTTAGCAGATGATGGTAAATGGAAGAATACATTTTTGGAGCGTTATGAAATTTACTTCCCTCTAGCCATCCAGTTTTTCTTTGGTGGTCTTTCTAGTGCATTTGTGATTTATTTTTCTCGAAGTGTATCTCTATCAAAAACGATTTCCTTTTTTGTACTTCTCTTAGCATTGTTATTTGCAAATGAGTTTCTTAAAAAAAGAATCTCTAATAAATACCTTCAGTTTAGTGTGTACTTCTTTGTTAACTTCACGTTCTGCACGTTTATGATTCCTGTATTAACGAAAGAAATGAATACTACGGTATTTTTCATTTCGGGAATGGTGAGTTTATTTATAACTTTAATACTCGTTATTTTCATCTATCAATCCAGTCCAAGTACACGCTTAGAATTAAATCGATTTAAAATCATCAGCATTATAGTAACGATGTACGTTAGTTTTAATCTGTTTTATATTTTTAACCTTATTCCTCCTGTACCACTTGCGCTTGATAGTGGTATCGTGGCGCATAATGTTCAAAAAACAAATTCACGTTATCTGGTTACCTATGAAGCTGAAGAATGGTACATATTCTGGAGAAATCACAAACATAAATTCATGTTTAATCCAGGAGAAAAAGTATATGTATTTTCTTCAATATTTGCCCCAACAGATATTAAAAAAGGGATAGCTCATCGTTGGCAATGGTTTAATCCAGATACAGAAGAATGGGAAAAAACAGAAGATATTGATTTTGATATTACTGGCGGAAGAAATGAAGGCTATCGCGCATATACCTATAAATCAAATTTAAAATACGGGTTATGGAAGGTTGAAATAATCACCGAAGAAGAGCTTGTAATAGGTGTCGTTGATTTTGAGATTATTGCTAGCGACCCAAACCAAAAGCGAAAATTGGTAACCAGAAAGAAATAA